One genomic segment of Mycolicibacterium gilvum includes these proteins:
- a CDS encoding FAD-dependent oxidoreductase yields MSDTTTCAIVGGGPAGMVLGLLLARAGVEVTVLEKHADFLRDFRGDTVHPTTLRLLDDLGLWPRFADISHSRLDHATVDVGAGRSVTMVDFRRLRQPHPYIAMVPQWDLLNLLADAGRAEPTFTLRMSTEVTGVLREGSRVTGVRYETADGTGELQADLTVACDGRGSLLREKTGLRTQEFPVGFDVWWFRLPRPETDEMYTLFPRLAPGRAMIVIPREGYLQIALLIEKGTDAALRARGLDAFHADVLALLPEAAGTVGSIASLDEVKMLDVKLNRLRCWHIEGMLCIGDAAHAMSPAGGVGINLAIQDAVAAARLLAEPLRRGTVTGRDLARVRRRRILPTVVTQALQRLIDRRLLGPIVRGGSAGPSPGLIRTVERLPWLTVIPAYLVGVGVRPERAPGFARRRPQ; encoded by the coding sequence CGGCGGCGGGCCGGCGGGCATGGTGCTCGGGCTGTTGCTGGCGCGGGCCGGCGTCGAGGTCACGGTGCTGGAGAAGCACGCCGACTTCCTTCGCGACTTCCGCGGTGACACTGTGCATCCCACAACGTTGCGGCTGCTCGACGACCTGGGCCTGTGGCCCAGGTTCGCCGACATCTCCCACAGCCGGCTCGACCACGCGACCGTCGACGTCGGCGCCGGGAGGTCGGTCACCATGGTCGATTTCCGGCGGCTGCGCCAGCCGCATCCCTACATCGCGATGGTGCCGCAGTGGGACCTGCTCAACCTGCTCGCCGACGCCGGCCGCGCCGAGCCGACGTTTACGCTCAGGATGAGCACCGAGGTTACCGGCGTCCTGCGGGAAGGAAGCAGGGTCACCGGTGTCCGCTACGAAACCGCCGACGGCACAGGGGAATTGCAGGCCGACCTGACCGTCGCCTGCGACGGTCGCGGCTCACTGCTGCGTGAGAAGACCGGGCTGCGCACACAGGAGTTCCCGGTCGGGTTCGACGTGTGGTGGTTCCGGCTGCCACGACCGGAGACCGATGAGATGTACACGCTGTTCCCCCGGTTGGCGCCGGGGCGGGCCATGATCGTGATCCCGCGCGAGGGTTACCTGCAGATCGCGCTGCTGATCGAGAAGGGCACCGACGCCGCCCTGCGGGCCCGCGGCCTGGACGCGTTCCACGCCGACGTGCTCGCGCTGCTGCCGGAGGCGGCCGGAACCGTCGGGTCGATCGCGAGTCTCGACGAGGTCAAGATGCTCGACGTCAAACTCAACCGGCTGCGCTGCTGGCACATCGAGGGCATGCTCTGTATCGGTGACGCGGCCCACGCGATGTCCCCCGCCGGCGGCGTGGGGATCAACCTGGCCATCCAGGATGCGGTCGCCGCCGCGCGACTGCTCGCCGAGCCGTTGCGCCGCGGCACGGTCACTGGCCGCGACCTGGCCCGGGTACGGCGGCGACGCATCCTGCCCACCGTGGTGACGCAGGCGCTGCAACGCCTGATCGACCGGCGGCTGCTGGGCCCCATCGTCCGCGGCGGATCCGCCGGGCCCTCACCCGGCCTGATCCGGACGGTCGAGCGGCTGCCGTGGCTGACGGTGATCCCCGCCTACCTCGTCGGGGTCGGGGTGCGTCCGGA